The Streptomyces pratensis genomic interval TCGGCAGGTCGCCCTCGAGCAGTCGCGTGGTCGTACGGCGGCCCGCGCCCTCGAACCCGATGAGCCCTTCGCCTGCACCCGAGCCGGAGAGTGCCAGTGTCACCGTGTCACCACTGGTCAGCGCCTTGGCGGTGTCCAGCAGCGTCTTGGCCGGCACAAGGGCCACGGCCGAGGCGTCCGGGTTCTCCGGCTTCCACAGGAACTCACGGACCGCGAAGCGGTAGCGGTCGGTGGACGCGAGGGTGACGGTGTCGCCCTCGATCTCGATCCGCACACCGGTCAGGACGGGCAGGGTGTCGTCGCGGCCGGCCGCGATGGCGACCTGGGCCGCCGCGGAGGCGAAGACCTCACCGGGGACGGTGCCCGTGGCGGTCGGCATCTGCGGCAGCGCCGGGTACTCCTCCACAGGAAGGGTGTGGAGTGTGAATCGCGAGGAGCCGCAGACCACCGTGGCCCGTACACCGTCGGTGGAGATCTCCACCGGCCTGTTCGGCAGAGCGCGGCAGATGTCGGCGAGCAGCCGGCCGGAGACCAGCACCGTGCCGTCCTCCTCGATCTCCGCGTCCACCGAGACCTTGGCCGAGACCTCGTAGTCGAAGCTCGAGAAGCTGAGGGCGCCGTCCTCAGCCTTCAGAAGAAGGCCCGCAAGAACGGGCGCCGGCGGACGGGCCGGGAGGCTGCGGGCCACCCAGGCCACCGCCTCCGCGAGTACATCGCGCTCCACCCGGATCTTCACCGGAACCGCCTCCTGCTGTTGCTCGCTCGCCCTGCTGGCCTTCGTCGTCTGACCGGGGCTCCCGCCGAAGGGCTGGGATGCCACCGGGGTCCAGTCTGACGTACGGCACCGACACTCGTTGCTGCTCGGGGTCAAGTCGCGCCAAGAGGTCCGCCGAGCTCGCCCGTCGAGTTGTACACAGGCCCCACTTCGAAGCGGAT includes:
- the dnaN gene encoding DNA polymerase III subunit beta, with protein sequence MKIRVERDVLAEAVAWVARSLPARPPAPVLAGLLLKAEDGALSFSSFDYEVSAKVSVDAEIEEDGTVLVSGRLLADICRALPNRPVEISTDGVRATVVCGSSRFTLHTLPVEEYPALPQMPTATGTVPGEVFASAAAQVAIAAGRDDTLPVLTGVRIEIEGDTVTLASTDRYRFAVREFLWKPENPDASAVALVPAKTLLDTAKALTSGDTVTLALSGSGAGEGLIGFEGAGRRTTTRLLEGDLPKYRTLFPTEFNSVAVIETAPFVEAVKRVALVAERNTPVRLSFEQGVLILEAGSSDDAQAVERVDAVLDGDDISIAFNPTFLLDGLSAIDSPVAQLSFTTSTKPALLSGRPAVDAEADDAYKYLIMPVRLSG